Below is a window of Candidatus Dependentiae bacterium DNA.
CCTCCCATAAACCACATTGGAAAAATGTAGCGGGCCCAAATGCTCCCAAGTTTTGCCATATTTGCAATAATGCTTGCGGCCCACAGGAGAAAACAAGCATAAAAAATGTTTTGTGCAATTAAAATAAGCGTAAATTTGAAATAATTAATCTGCGCCAAATCTAGTTGATTCCATAAACAGATTTTGCCTAAGGGAAACATTATTAATGTGAGAATGCAATATACAATAAAATAGAAACTAGCTTTGCTCGTAATTGCGAGCCATGAAGGAATTGGCAGCGTCAGATTATAATTAATTACGCGATCACCTTCAAAATCCGAAACAAGCTCAACCGCATTGCCATAGAGTTCAAAAAGGCCAATCGCAGCAATTATCCCGGCAAATTGGAATGGCCCGAAATCACGCGCGAGGCCAAAATGTTGCATCACGTATCCTGTGACCACAACCGTAAGTATTACCCAAATGCCGACATCGATGCACTTATCAAGAAGTGACTGCTTAAACACTTTCAGATCTGCGCTGATAAGTGCTTTATACACATTAAAATAAAATGTTTTATTCATACCTTATTTCTTTCAACTTATTTTTTTAGTTTTGATCGTCGTTTGTTTTGAGTAATTGAATAAAAACATCCTCGAGATTTTTTTGCTGGAAATCGGCCATTAATTTATCTGGTGTATCAATGAGCTTAATATTGCCTTTATCAAGAATGCAGACGCGATCTGAGAGTTTTTCTGCTTCATCAAGATAATGCGTTGTGAGCAAGACCGTGATACCATCTTTCTTGAGATTTTTAATAACTTCCCATAAATTGCGGCGGATATGGGGATCAAGCCCAACCGTTGGCTCATCGAGAATAATAAATTCTGGTTTATGAATAAGGCTGCGCGCGATCATAAATCGCTGTTTATAACCGCCAGATAATATTGAGGCCTTTTCATTCAAATAGTTGTCTAGGCCAAACTGATGCGCAAGCTCTTTAATCCGGGCTTCGATCGCTTCTTTATCCATCCCATAACATTGGCCTGCAAGTTCAAGATTTTCTTTGAGCGTCAGCATCGGATGAAGATTTGGTTTTTGTGGGCAATAGCCTAATTTGAATCTAAAATCGGGAATGTTTTTGTAAATTGATTCACCGTTATATTCAATATCCCCTCCGCTTGCAGGATGGAGCGTTGCAATGATAGAAGATAGCGTTGTTTTACCTGCACCGTTAACACCCAAAAGACTTACAATTTCGCCTTTATAAATGTCTAAATTAATGCCATTCAAAACCTGATGAGATTCATACTTTTTTTTGATATTTATTATTTTTAATAGTTTCTGCATAAGAGTCCAATTTTTAAATAAATGCTAATGATTTTGTAAGAAAAACGTAGAAGAGTTTGTATTGGCAAGTGAAATTGAGCATAGGTTAGCCCGGCGCTATGCCGTAACCGTCGCCAATAAATTCAGAAAGTAAAAACAATTTTGTTCATGATACAGGAGCTCTTTGGTTATCCAGACGGACATTAATATATTTCAATTTAACAAAAAATTATTCTTATGCAAAGGAAGTTTAGATCGATTATGCGGGCTTCTTGTTTATCGCCAAATATTGCGATATAATAACGAGCAATTATAAAAATAAACGGGCCCATAGCTCAGCGGTGAGAGCAATCGGCTCATAACCGAGAGGTCCCAGGTTCGAATCCTGGTGGGCCCACCATCCAACGTTTATGCGGGCCATCAGGCTCGGCAAGCTACGGATGGCGCTGCCATCTCTTTAAGGGATATATTTTCTCGACTGGTTTGCGCGCTCGTCCCGAGTGATTTGCGAAGCAAATTGTATCGAGGGATGTCTATGGTGAGCAAATGAGTTATTTTTATAATTAGTATTTTTTCAAAAAACACCCTCAGAATGAGGGTTAGAAAAAAAAGGGGTTACTTTATGAATGAGTACCCACTCTCAAAATTCATAGATCTTATACAGTACGATCAATCTATTGTCTCTGCAGAAAAAGAAAGAACTAAGCTGCAGCACGAACTTCATACGCATAAGCACGAGTTTGATGTTCTTCAGATCTCCATGGAGAATGCAAAGCAACATCTTCACGATATGCGTAAAGAAGTAGATGTAAAAGAGCGAGAAATGGCCGATCTTGATGAACAAGAAAAAGGCAAAAAAGCGCGCTTGGAACAATCATCCAGCCAGCGCGAATATGAATCGCTTAAGCATGAA
It encodes the following:
- a CDS encoding ABC transporter permease, which codes for MNKTFYFNVYKALISADLKVFKQSLLDKCIDVGIWVILTVVVTGYVMQHFGLARDFGPFQFAGIIAAIGLFELYGNAVELVSDFEGDRVINYNLTLPIPSWLAITSKASFYFIVYCILTLIMFPLGKICLWNQLDLAQINYFKFTLILIAQNIFYACFLLWAASIIANMAKLGSIWARYIFPMWFMGGFQFSQFALLNAIPCLAYINFLNPMIYITEGARAAMLGQTGYINFWLCFIATLAFASLALALGMRNLKKRLDFV
- a CDS encoding ABC transporter ATP-binding protein, which produces MQKLLKIINIKKKYESHQVLNGINLDIYKGEIVSLLGVNGAGKTTLSSIIATLHPASGGDIEYNGESIYKNIPDFRFKLGYCPQKPNLHPMLTLKENLELAGQCYGMDKEAIEARIKELAHQFGLDNYLNEKASILSGGYKQRFMIARSLIHKPEFIILDEPTVGLDPHIRRNLWEVIKNLKKDGITVLLTTHYLDEAEKLSDRVCILDKGNIKLIDTPDKLMADFQQKNLEDVFIQLLKTNDDQN